From Hermetia illucens chromosome 6, iHerIll2.2.curated.20191125, whole genome shotgun sequence, one genomic window encodes:
- the LOC119659760 gene encoding multidrug resistance-associated protein 4-like — MEAVQRTLPPNPKDEAKFLSELLFAWTVPIFKRGYSKALDIADLFQPLRVDRSELLGDRLDKEWLKEIKSTKRPSLIKATMRTFWKEILLMGILTAFNDIGVRLVQPILLGQLLIYFRLGTSDNEENTNDALYYAIGLIATTAIGSLSFNHFQLIAYHNGMKLRVAVCSIIYRKVLRLSRTALGDTAPGKVVNLLSNDVSRFDYASILINSMWSSPLLALIAGILLWNEVRWAGLVGMFVVLLVVPIQSYAGKLSLKFRYQTAIRTDERVRFMDEIISGVQVIKMYAWEKPFSNLISFARRMELKIVQKNSHVRALYMTFNLFTTRAAIFCTMLTMVLTDDEITAAKVFVLTSYYNVIAWTMSQMFVRGVAEIAEAWVSFKRLQKFLEYEEKDESLKASKQRFPQDFGVDKNSKEKANMNGDVGGVPQDVLVQLKNVTARWSDPIQQEIDPKTGKPLKKSMGSEKRINESEESPTLNNVSIDFKKGKLIGIIGSVGAGKSSLLQVILEELPVESGSVVVQGKVSYACQEPWVFAASVRQNILFGEEMEKSRYDAVIKSCALVKDFEQFEHGDKTIIGEKGASLSGGQKARINLARAVYREADIYLLDDPLSAVDAHVGRHLFDEVIGSNGRLARKRATRILVTHQVHFLKDADWVVVLADGKVAMQGKPADLVRSGVDFAELLEQDETEEADDDSLDRRSRRSSSRSLASSRQSLDSDHESQAEEELKAADELQKMEATSKGTVKGSVIGNYLKSSGSVMVPVIIGTLFIVTQFSASFADFWVSFWTKQEELRSYYESQNFTIDDVGPFSSEIDLVKPNGSLVDNSVNGLINGTTGEGETGPIAYLLSTDFCMSIHGVLIILIFTFGIIRSVGFFAMGIRASLNMHNGMFMGLINAPMRFFDINPSGRILNRFSKDIGASDEILPKALLDSGQIILNMLGAIIVTSTVQPVFLIPVFLLGIAFLFIRKVYLKTSKNIKRLEGITRSPVFTHIAASLSGLSTIRAYGAQKELIKEFDAHQDINTASWYMFITTSSAFGFSLDVICLVFLACVTFYFVLIDAGAMGGEVGLAITQTMALTGLLQWGIRQSAEVANQLMSVERVLEYRDLEPEKEPTKPAQVEKDWPQKGRLEFRQVFYRYFDGADPVLKGLNFVIHPNEKIGIVGRTGAGKSSLIGAIFRLAKIDGDIIIDGINTATVPLRTLRSKISIIPQDPVLFSGTLRRNLDPFEEYPDGDLWRALEAVELKDIASGPHGLQSIVTAGGGNFSVGQRQLVCLARAILRNNRILVLDEATANVDPHTDSLIQTTIRERFHDCTVLTIAHRLHTIMDSDRILVMNFGNAEEFGTPYELLQLPNGILRSMILATGAQDSERLFQLAKDKHESTTKQS, encoded by the exons AGAATGGCTGAAGGAAATTAAATCTACGAAGAGGCCATCACTAATCAAAGCCACAATGAGAACCTTCTGGAAGGAAATATTATTGATGGGCATATTAACTGCATTTAACGATATTGGCGTTCGTTTGGTTCAACCCATACTCCTGGGCCagcttttaatttatttccg CCTAGGTACAAGCGATAATGAAGAGAATACAAATGACGCCCTCTATTACGCTATAGGGTTGATTGCCACGACCGCAATAGGTTCTTTATCCTTCAACCATTTCCAATTAATCGCGTATCACAATGGTATGAAACTACGGGTCGCTGTTTGTAGTATAATTTATCGAAAGGTGTTGCGGTTATCAAGGACAGCACTAGGCGATACAGCTCCCGGGAAGGTGGTcaatttattgtcaaacgacgtCAGTCGTTTTGACTATGCCTCCATCTTAATCAACTCAATGTGGAGTTCGCCATTACTGGCATTGATTGCTGGGATTCTACTGTGGAATGAGGTTCGTTGGGCAGGATTGGTTGGCATGTTCGTTGTATTGCTCGTAGTTCCAATTCAAT CATACGCTGGAAAACTTTCGTTGAAGTTCCGCTACCAGACCGCAATTCGAACGGACGAAAGAGTCCGATTCATGGATGAAATTATCTCTGGCGTTCAG GTCATTAAAATGTATGCCTGGGAGAAACCATTTTCCAACCTCATCTCATTTGCGCGTCGCATGGAATTGAAAATTGTCCAAAAAAATTCTCACGTTCGTGCCTTGTATATGACCTTTAACTTGTTCACAACCCGTGCTGCCATCTTCTGTACCATGTTAACCATGGTCTTAACCGACGATGAGATAACAGCCGCAAAAGTGTTCGTCCTAACATCATACTACAACGTAATCGCCTGGACAATGTCACAAATGTTTGTCCGCGGGGTGGCGGAAATAGCTGAAGCTTGGGTCTCATTCAAGCGCCTCCAAAAGTTCTTGGAATATGAAGAAAAGGACGAGAGTTTAAAGGCTTCAAAGCAAAGATTCCCTCAAGATTTCGGCGTGGataaaaattccaaagaaaaagCCAATATGAATGGAGATGTCGGTGGAGTGCCACAGGATGTCCTGGTACAATTGAAAAACGTGACAGCGAGATGGTCGGACCCCATCCAGCAAGAAATCGACCCCAAAACAGGCAAACCACTCAAGAAATCTATGGGCTCAGAAAAGCGTATCAATGAAAGCGAAGAATCACCTACGCTGAATAATGTCAGTATTGACTTCAAGAAAGGAAAATTGATTGGTATCATAGGATCAGTGGGAGCGGGCAAATCGTCCCTTCTACAGGTAATTCTAGAAGAACTTccagttgaaagtggttccgtggTTGTACAAGGAAAAGTATCTTATGCATGCCAAGAACCCTGGGTATTCGCGGCTTCTGTACGACAGAACATCCTTTTCGGagaagaaatggaaaaatctAGATATGATGCTGTGATTAAATCATGTGCTTTGGTCAAAGATTTCGAACAATTTGAACATGGGGATAAGACTATTATTGGCGAGAAGGGAGCATCATTGTCAGGCGGTCAAAAGGCTCGCATTAA TCTAGCTCGAGCAGTTTACCGAGAAGCAGACATATATCTTCTGGATGATCCTCTAAGCGCAGTAGATGCTCACGTTGGACGGCATTTGTTCGATGAAGTGATCGGTTCGAATGGAAGATTGGCCCGAAAAAGAGCTACAAGGATTTTGGTGACGCATCAAGTTCATTTCTTGAAGGATGCCGACTGGGTTGTAGTCTTAGCGGAC GGTAAAGTAGCTATGCAAGGCAAACCGGCCGATCTTGTCAGAAGTGGAGTGGATTTCGCCGAACTCCTTGAACAAGACGAAACTGAAGAAGCAGACGATGATAGTCTTGATCGTCGCAGTAGACGATCATCATCAAGATCCTTGGCATCATCTAGACAGTCACTCGACAGTGACCATGAATCACAGGCCGAAGAAGAACTCAAGGCCGCCGACGAACTACAAAAAATGGAAGCAACTTCAAAAGGAACAGTTAAAGGATCAGTCATTGGCAATTACTTAAAATCAAGTGGCTCAGTTATGGTCCCGGTGATCATAGGAACCCTTTTCATCGTCACACAATTCTCTGCCAGTTTTGCCGATTTCTGGGTATCGTTTTGGACTAAGCAAGAGGAGCTACGGTCCTACTATGAGAGCCAGAATTTCACGATAGATGATGTTGGACCATTTAGCAGTGAAATAGATCTCGTCAAGCCAAATGGATCGCTCGTTGATAATTCGGTTAATGGTTTGATAAACGGAACTACAGGGGAAGGAGAAACTGGTCCCATTGCATATCTGCTGAGCACTGATTTTTGTATGAGTATTCATGGTGTCctgattattttaattttcacctTTGGCATAATAAGGTCGGTAGGGTTTTTCGCAATGGGAATTCGAGCATCGCTAAATATGCACAATGGGATGTTTATGGGATTGATAAAT GCTCCAATGAGATTCTTCGACATCAACCCCTCCGGTCGAATTCTAAACCGTTTCTCAAAGGATATCGGAGCGTCTGATGAAATTCTGCCAAAGGCACTACTAGATTCCGGTCAAATTATTCTAAATATGCTGGGCGCCATCATTGTCACATCCACCGTTCAACCCGTGTTCCTCATTCCAGTTTTTTTACTAGGGATAGCATTCCTCTTTATTCGAAAAGTGTATTTGAAGACATCTAAGAACATCAAACGACTGGAAGGGATAA CGAGATCTCCGGTATTCACACATATTGCAGCCTCACTGAGCGGGTTATCAACCATACGAGCCTACGGAGCACAGAAGGAACTTATAAAAGAATTCGATGCTCATCAGGACATCAACACAGCATCGTGGTATATGTTCATCACTACATCGTCTGCCTTTGGGTTTTCATTGGATGTAATTTGTCTAGTGTTTTTGGCATGCGTTACTTTCTACTTTGTTCTCATCGATGCAG gtgccatggggggtgAGGTTGGTTTGGCTATCACCCAAACAATGGCTTTAACCGGTCTCCTTCAATGGGGAATCCGACAAAGTGCCGAGGTGGCAAATCAACTTATGTCCGTTGAAAGAGTTCTCGAATATCGTGACTTAGAGCCCGAAAAAGAACCCACGAAACCTGCTCAAGTTGAGAAAGATTGGCCACAAAAGGGACGGTTGGAATTCCGACAAGTATTTTATCGGTATTTCGACGGAGCCGACCCAGTCCTTAAAGGACTTAATTTTGTTATTCATCCAAACGAAAAG ATTGGCATTGTCGGACGTACGGGTGCCGGAAAATCATCTCTAATTGGTGCCATATTTCGATTAGCAAAAATCGATGGAGACATCATCATTGATGGTATTAATACTGCCACGGTACCATTGCGTACGCTACGCTCGAAAATCTCAATCATCCCACAAGATCCTGTCCTGTTCTCAGGGACACTTCGTAG aaatttagatCCGTTTGAGGAATATCCCGATGGAGATTTATGGCGTGCTTTGGAAGCTGTCGAACTCAAGGACATTGCCAGTGGGCCACATGGACTACAGAGTATCGTTACAGCCGGTGGGGGCAATTTCAGTGTCGGGCAGCGACAATTGGTCTGCCTGGCTCGTGCCATCCTACGTAACAATAGGATTTTAGTATTAGATGAGGCGACTGCAAACGTGGATCCACA CACGGACAGTTTAATTCAGACGACAATCCGCGAACGTTTTCACGATTGCACAGTCCTCACAATTGCCCATCGTCTGCACACCATTATGGATTCAGATCGCATCCTTGTTATGAATTTCGGAAACGCCGAGGAGTTTGGCACACCTTACGAGCTACTACAACTGCCGAATGGAATTCTTAGAAGTATGATCCTTGCAACGGGAGCGCAAGACTCTGAAAGGCTCTTTCAATTAGCTAAGGACAAGCATGAATCGACTACTAAACAGTCCTGA